Within the Gemmatimonadaceae bacterium genome, the region CCTCAGCGCGCTCGAGTCGATGAGTGAACGGACAGGCGCTGGCGTAGCCTCCGCGGGCGCGGGCGCCGCAGCAGGCGTACCCACGCGACAGGTTCGGTTCGCCGCGATGCAGCTATTCCCACACGGGATCCCCTTCTTGCACTGGCGTTGGGCCGATGCGGGGGCCGCCGCACCGAGGATAATGATCGCAACGGCCACCAGGCGGGCAATCGTTCGCATGCGACGTTCGGATTCGGGACAGAGGGGATGTCGCTAGCGGCGACGGCGACCGGAACTCGATGTGCCACCCGTACTCTTCGTGCTCCCTTTGCTCGACGGCTTGGCGCGCGTGTGCGGTGCCACGCAGACACCATCTTTCCGGCAGTAGCCTTTGACCTGGACCACGTCGCCAGACTTCGCTGACGCGCCGTCTCGGGAGGCGCCGATGGCGCGCGCTGTCCGCGCGGACGAGATGGACCGAACGGTCGCGAACCCCGCCGAGTCTAGGTGCACCGCGACGAGCGACCGCTTGTCACGGCGCAAAAACGCGTTTGCTCCCGCGCTCGCGACCGTCTCTCGAGCCTGCTTTCGTGCGCTGACGGCCTCGGTCGAGAATCCTTTCAGGGCTTTCTCCCCCACGATACCGATGCGCTGGACATGCGCGGCATCAATCTCCTCGAGCGTGACATCGTCGAAAAACTGAACATCCCCCGGCGGCACGCTCGCGAGGACGGGATGCGGCTCAAGCTGCACCGTCCCACTCGGCGCGCAGGCCCCCGACAGGAGGCCGGCAAGCAGCAATGAACCGGCGCGTAGCACGTTAGGGAACCGCGACTGGACTCTGTACATTGGGATGCTCGTTGGTGAAACGGTGGAAGACGTCACTCACGATCCGCGTCCTACGGAAACGTGCAGGTCAGCGCGTATGCGGGCGCGACGCTTGGCGTCTTGGTCGCATTCACGGTGTAGTACGCGAGTGCGGTGCCGTTCTTCACAATGATCGGCGGTGTTGATGTGTACGGGTTTCTCGCTGAGAGGCTGCTATACGGACTGCCGTAGGTGCCGTACTGATTGTTGGTGCTCAGCGCCGCATACGGACTCCCGTACTGGCCAAACTGGTTCAACACGGACTCTGCGTCGAAGCGGTTCGTAAAGCGCCCGAGATACTTCCCATCATTTGCGAAGATCGACGCCCCCGCGATGGCCGTGCAAACATTCGTCGTCGGAGCCAGTACGGTCACCGTGATACTGGCTTGCCGTCCCTCGACATTGGCGGTGACCACCGCCGCACCGGCGGTGAGCCCGGTGATGACCGCCGTGTCCCCGAAGACCTGGCCATCCACGACGTTGAGATTGCTCGAGAACCAGCTGACCGACCGTCCGGTGAGCACGTTGCCCTGCGCATCCCGATAGGTCGCAATCAGCGTGCGGAAGTCCCCCGCCAGCATGCTGAACGAATTGGTCGAGAGCGTCACGGACGCGACGGCCGCGGCCGTCACGGTGATGGCGGCCGTGGCGGACTTGCCCTCACTGGTCGCGGTGATCGTGGCGCTCCCCGACGAGACGCCGGTCACCACGCCCGACGACGAGACTTGGGCAATCGTCGCGTTGCTGGTGGTCCAGGCCACCGGTCGTCCCGTCAGCACGTTCTGCAGATCGTCGCGCAATGTCGCCTGCAACGCGGTGGACTGTCCAACCGCCAGGGTGCTCGTCCCTGGCGTGACTTGCACCGTCGCGACGGGAGCCGGTCCGACCGTGAGTGCCGCACTGCCCGTCACGCCTTCGCTCGTCGCGGTGATCGACGCCGCGCCAACACCGATCGCGGTGACCACCCCACTCGCGGAGACCACGGCCACCGATTCGTTCGTACTCGCCCAGGTGACCGTGCGTCCGCTCAGCGTAGCCCCGCTCGCGTCTCGGGGGAGGGCCGTGGCTTGCGTGGTGCGGCCAGGTGTGAGGGTCGTGGTGGCCAGACTGACCACGAGACTCGCCACTGGCGGCTGCGTCACCGTAATCGTCGCGCTGGCACTCCGGCCTTCGCACGTAGCGGTGATCGTGGCGGTTCCCGGCGCGACCCCTTGAACGAGCCCCGTCTGGGAGACGGTCGCAATCTGCGCCGCACTGGTCGTCCACGTGATTTGCCGGCCTGAGAGTACGGCGCCGGCGGCATCGCGCGCCACGGCGGTCGCCTGGACGCTGGTATTCGCCACGATCGACGTGGCGGCGAGGGACACGCTGATGCTCGCCACGGGCACGGGCATTACGGTTACAACCGCCGATCCACTGCGTCCCTCGGCGGTGGCCGTGATCGTCGTGGTGCCCGCACTCAGCGCCGTGACGGTTCCCGATCCGTCGATCGATGCGACCGTTGGGGTGCTGGATGACCAGGAGACCGTCTTTCCGGAAACGGTTGAACCGGTCGCGGTGCGGAGCGTGGCAGCAGCCGTCGTGGTCGCGCCGACGGTGAGCGCGCTCGCACCGAGCGAGACCTCGACGGTGGCGATCGAGGGCACCGGGGGCGGCGCCGTGGTCCCCACGTCACCACCGCCACCACCGCAACTGACGACACTCAGTACCAGCAGCGAGCGCAGAGCGCTCCGCGCGATTCGCGTCATACGTCCTCCGATTCCCGTCACGGTGCAGCATGACGGCTTCAATGAAATACCTACAAGTGAACAAACAGCGCGGAAGAAAGTAGACGTCGCGCCACGTAATGCAATACGGCATTACCTGCGTATTTCGTCCCTGCGCATGATGCGTGCGAACGCATGCAATCAGCATCAACACGTCTAGGGACGATATGATCGCGCGCGACGGAATACAGTAGCCATTCGGAGTTCACGTTTTCCATGACAGCAAACCCGAATGCAGCACGCCACATATCGCGTGGGTGCGCGGCGGGGCCCTTACACAAGCGCGTGATGCTGACATTGATAGACGCGTGGGATTGCCATCGCGTCGGTTCAGCGATCGGTCGTCATTGAGGTGCGGCACGGCGACCGCTGCGGTGCGCTACGCATTCTGGCGCGCGCTGCCGTCCGCGCGGGTAGGTATCTCATATGGATGAGACAGCTTGCTCCCGGGCACCGATTTAATGAAATTGAAGGTGCCGAATAAATACCGAAAATGGCCTCCTCTCTCCAGCTGACTCTTCCGTTCGCTCCGTCGTGGTCGTGGTGGCTGGTGCGTGAGGCCCAGGTCGCCATGGACCACGTGATTGAGTATGCGCTGACCTGCACCGCACTGGCCCCCTCGTGGGGCCGTTGGGGCCATCCTGACGCGTGTGTGTCCGCGGTCGATGCGGCGGTGCAGCTGGAGCTGTGGAGTGTTCCAGGGACGGCCCCACGCGACCCGACGCGTCCGCGATCGGATGCGGTCAGCCTCGCGGATCTCGATGAGGACGACGATCGCGACGATCGCGACGATCGCGATGCGCTCGACGCTGACGACACGAACGACGAGGCCGACACCGCGGGGGCCGCAACCGGCGCGGTCTACGAGGCCCGGGACGCGTGGATGGGCATTGAAGCGATTGTTGAACGGCTCGGCGAGGCGGGAGTCACGGGTAATCCTGAGGTGGTACGGCTCCTCGCGCTGCTGGCGTCACCGGCCTACCGCGCGCACGGGTACGGCCCGCGCTTCTTACTGACGGCCCCGCCCAGCGCGGGGAAGACGTTTCTGCTCGGCGCCCTCGCCGACGCGCTTGGCGTGCCCAGCCTGCATATCGATGCCAGCATCATTACGCCCGAAGGCTGGTCCGGCACCAACGTGAGTGAGTTGATCAACGCGCGGATCGGTCGGGGACCGGGCCAGTATTCGATCGAGCAGTGGCGCGCGGGGGCGGTGCTGGTGCTCGACGAGATCGACAAGGCGTGTCGGGCGTCGCCGGATGACCGGTATGGCACGGAGGTCCGGCTGGAGCGACAGCACGCGATGCTCGGGCTGGTCTGGGGCGGCACGCCAATTCGCTTGAAGGATGGCGCGGCGATCCGCACCGACCGGTGGGTTGTCGCGGCGTGTGGCGCCTTCGCCACCACGCGGTTCGTCGCGGAACAGCGTCCGCCGACCGATCCAGAGTTGATTGCCTGGGGGATGAGTCCGGAGCTCGCCAGTCGGCTCCCGATCCGACTCGTCCTCGCCCCGCTCACGCGGGCGGCCTTCGTGGAGCGACTGCAGCATGACCCGCGCGGCCTCACGCATGTCCGTGCGCTCGCAGCGACCTTGGGCGTTGAACTCGAGGTGCCGGAGCAGACGCTCGCGTTCCTGGCGCAGGCCGCCGAGGCTGATCCGCAGGCCTTCACGGTGCGCGCGGCATCGGGCTGTTTATCACAGGCCGTGCTTGAGCGACTCGCGCGCATGGGACCGCAGCAGATTGGGCAGGCTTTGCGCCTCGTACCGGACGACCTCACGATTGTGGTGCAGGCGCCCGTACGCCGTCGTCCTCCGCGGGATGGCGAGGACGAAGTGTTTGCGCTCTAGGCGCTGGGCACGACGGAGGACCTTGCGTCGTCGGGTAGTGTTTACGAGCGCCGCGCGTTG harbors:
- a CDS encoding Ig-like domain-containing protein — encoded protein: MTRIARSALRSLLVLSVVSCGGGGGDVGTTAPPPVPSIATVEVSLGASALTVGATTTAAATLRTATGSTVSGKTVSWSSSTPTVASIDGSGTVTALSAGTTTITATAEGRSGSAVVTVMPVPVASISVSLAATSIVANTSVQATAVARDAAGAVLSGRQITWTTSAAQIATVSQTGLVQGVAPGTATITATCEGRSASATITVTQPPVASLVVSLATTTLTPGRTTQATALPRDASGATLSGRTVTWASTNESVAVVSASGVVTAIGVGAASITATSEGVTGSAALTVGPAPVATVQVTPGTSTLAVGQSTALQATLRDDLQNVLTGRPVAWTTSNATIAQVSSSGVVTGVSSGSATITATSEGKSATAAITVTAAAVASVTLSTNSFSMLAGDFRTLIATYRDAQGNVLTGRSVSWFSSNLNVVDGQVFGDTAVITGLTAGAAVVTANVEGRQASITVTVLAPTTNVCTAIAGASIFANDGKYLGRFTNRFDAESVLNQFGQYGSPYAALSTNNQYGTYGSPYSSLSARNPYTSTPPIIVKNGTALAYYTVNATKTPSVAPAYALTCTFP
- a CDS encoding AAA family ATPase, encoding MASSLQLTLPFAPSWSWWLVREAQVAMDHVIEYALTCTALAPSWGRWGHPDACVSAVDAAVQLELWSVPGTAPRDPTRPRSDAVSLADLDEDDDRDDRDDRDALDADDTNDEADTAGAATGAVYEARDAWMGIEAIVERLGEAGVTGNPEVVRLLALLASPAYRAHGYGPRFLLTAPPSAGKTFLLGALADALGVPSLHIDASIITPEGWSGTNVSELINARIGRGPGQYSIEQWRAGAVLVLDEIDKACRASPDDRYGTEVRLERQHAMLGLVWGGTPIRLKDGAAIRTDRWVVAACGAFATTRFVAEQRPPTDPELIAWGMSPELASRLPIRLVLAPLTRAAFVERLQHDPRGLTHVRALAATLGVELEVPEQTLAFLAQAAEADPQAFTVRAASGCLSQAVLERLARMGPQQIGQALRLVPDDLTIVVQAPVRRRPPRDGEDEVFAL